ttcttctttttttctttgaatTGAAGAAAGGGAGACTTTTAGCATTGAACCTTACATGGATATAATGTCCCCAAATTGTAGTAATAGATATTTAAACTTTTCTAGAATACATTTTGCATAATTTGTCAAAATGATGGATGAGAAGTTAACTCTTTTGCTTAATTTATTATTCATACGCCAATTATGATGATCGCCTTAACTCGTACGTGCTCGTATTTGCGTTTCGAAATTTTGGaattgtaaatttagttattaaattatagaaattgcatttcaagaaaaatcttgattttaattctaatttattcaaattgaTTACTTCAAAGATTTGAGGGTACCTTTCCAATCACCATATGCACTTTCCGAAACATATATTTTTGTTAAGGAGAAATTTTGTACGTGACAATCTTACAAGTAGGGGTGTCGATCGGTTCGAGTTCGGTTACTCGTACCCGAATTTTCGATTACTCGAACCCAAAATTGCCAAATTTCAATAatcgttcccgaaccgttttaggtgttcggttatCCAATAACcgtttcggttaaccgattggattatttgggtatccgaaatacccattaaaaaataaaattcaaagcTCATAAGTAAATCCAAAGCAAAACAAATCGGGtagaaaattcaaagaaatCCAGCTCATAAGTAAATTCAAAGCAAAACAAATCCAAAACAATTCAAAGCAATTAGTTCGAATCTAATTTCACGCTACATCACGCTAGAAAATGAATGCCACCCCTATGAATCTAATTTCATATGcatctaaaatttcaaagaaattccaaaaaaaatgaatctaATTTCAGATGCAGCTAAAATTGGAATAGGATTAATTTGAAACCCTTCAACAAACCATACTTGCCGGACTGCCGGTTGCCGGAGCTCGGCGGCGTGGCGGAAGGGCCTGCACTGGAGGCTGGAGCGGCCTGGACTGGACTCGCGCTTAGGGCAGGTCGCGCTTAGGGAAGGAGCCGACGGAGGGTGGTGGACGACGTTGGACGTTGAAGAGGGTGAAGGAGGCGGACAAAGCGACGGCCGACGGGATTCAGGGAGCTGGGAGTAGGCGGGCTGAAGAGGAGCTTGGGGTTCTGGCCTCTGGTTCATTTCTAATTTCTAAagttctaattttaatttacaaatatattatatataatacatatattaaataattaataaaataattttcgggtattcggttaacccgaatcggttatcgggttaaccgatacccgaaaattttaaaaaatcactAACCGAAATCGACCCgataaccgaaaatttcggttatcgGGTATCCAAACCCgagaatttcggttcggttattggATTATCCAAAACCCGTTATCCATTTAGACAGCCCTACTTACAAGTAGtgaaatatatactccctccgttttttttaagtatcctattaagataaatttattgttcttttttaagtgtcctatttcaaaatttcagaataaaaaaatgacaaagttcCTACTTTACCTTTTTTTAAGTGtcttatttcaaaatttgagaataaatttattacactttgaaaataataaatatgggcacaaAGGTAATACTCCAACTTCCTTGATATATGTACTTTTTTTTCCATGGGACACTTGAAAAAAATAGAGGGAGTACTATAGGAATGAGATTATACGATACTCGAGTCTTAGATAGTACTCTCTTCATTCTAATTCAATAAGGCACATGGTTTGGATACGAATATTAAGAAatgaatagtttataataaaatatgcggaaaaataacttttttagggtaatatttatttaaaaaaaaaccagAAGAGAGAATGAAGATATTCTTTTTTAAGTAAAAagagaaataattatttgtgggCACCAATAatatttggtgtaaataatCAGTTGAGCGAGTGTGTTAtgtattgatttttcatttGAGGAAATGGACTACTGAATTGCGACatccaaataagaaaatgtggcctattgaattgcGACAGATGGAGTATGTAGTAATGAATTTAgaccatacattttatttacgTAGACACATAAACATGCGAGACATGGCATAGGCCTTTAAGCACAAAAAACGCAAAGGGATATTATTGTCCTTTAAAAGTTTGGTAGTTTGGAGTTTTtcgcatttttttaattttttttaacgtaCATGATATTTAACGTAAATATGCATAATGTTGAATACCACCACCTGATGCGGTTTGCCCTTGGACGCGGGGTTATGTGACTAAAAAAGCATATTATTGTTAAATGTAAATATGCATATGcttaaacataaatatgcatacaTTGCAATTAATACAAATATACTACATTAAATTGATACGTATGAATAGACATTTCGCCTGGGTTCAAATTCTGGAAATGACAAGATTTTCAccatattaaattaatatgtcTATTCATGtgttatataaatttattcataaaatttcttgatttattgtcattcttcattctcttaATATATAGCATTCTTCATGAAACCACACCTTATAGTAATCAATTTATGATGAAAACTTAGATGTTTGAagtttcaaattattttatctatCCCATCTTTTCTTTATAACTAGAAATCTATTCTCTATCTTATTTAACCTATTTTCTTcttttagtattattttttctttcgataattttaattaatgttcttTATTTCCTTTTGGtttatttctttcatttatttgcataaattattaaaaatcttgtgcaataaaatttattatacatATTAAAATTTTGCATCCTCGATTATTAATGTAATGTTTTGGTATCTAATTAAGTAGGTTGGATcttataattaatactccctccgtcccagctttttgtatccacttaaaagtggatacaaaaagctgggacggagggagtatattcttTTGAGTCAGTTTTGGATTATTTATCTTTACATTTGTATTAGTGTATagagtataattattttattattcaaagtttataataacattatatatgtgtgtgtgtataattgaaaaaaaattaatgattgAATTCTGACTTATTGCAAATAAATTCGATCACGACCCATTTGAAAGATCTTACCATCTTGCACAAAATTATTTCGAACTTAAATTATTCtgtattttattgttattgttattgaaAAGTAGTTGGAAACACTACCGTAAcatgaattaatttaaaatatccgtagaaaataataaataaattggcaACGCGAAGTTTGCATTTATAATAAGACGACAACTAGATGTGAAGTTGCAATTTTTCGATGGTCCAAAACTAAAATGATGTGCGTGCAACTCAGATAACCCTTAACAGTAACACAAAACGGATTGTGGGTTGAACGTATCAACGTAAGGCTGTtccttaaataaatcaaaggCTGCTTTTGTGAAGTAAACTTAATTGGGCACTTATCATAAATTCATCATATATATAAggtgtaaaaaaaattagagtagAAAATAATACGAAAAGGAGTAATAACGTAGCATAGAAAAATGGAGCAATAATAGTAAATGAAATGGCCCCTACGCGTGCGCGTGCCGACACTGTGCAAATTGCAATCCTcttctcaactctctctctctctctccaatcaACTGTATGTGGAAAAGACTTTCTCATCCTTCCTTATTTAAAATTGGAGTATATACTCTCACCATCTTGATCCAATCAAGCTTTTTTCAACCTTAACCATGGCGAAGAAGGCTGTTCTGATCGGCTGCAACTACCCTGGGACCAAGGCGGAGCTCAAGGGATGCATCAACGACGTGCGGCGGATGCACGATTGCCTCATCGACCGTTACGGCTTCTCGGAGGATGACATCACCGTCCTCATCGACACCGACGATTCCTACAAGCAGCCCACTGGCCACAACATACGCGCCGCGCTCTCCGATCTCGTCGATTCCGCCCGCCCCGGTGACTTCCTCTTCGTCCACTACAGTGGCCACGGCACCCGCCTTCCCGCCGAGACCGGCGAGGAAGACGACACCGGCTACGATGAGTGCATTGTCCCCACCGACATGAACCTTATAACCGGTGTTGTTCATTTTCTCTAGATccaccatttttatttttactttttcggTCATATGAATCTGGTGGATGCTGGAATGATTGATTAATTTGTGTGATCAGATGATGATTTCAGAGATTTGGTTGACAAAGTGCCGAGCGGGTGCCAGATCACGATCGTGTCGGATTCGTGTCACAGCGGAGGACTGATTGATGAGGCCAAGGAGCAGATTGGAGAGAGCCATAGAAAGAGcggggaagaagaagaggaggaggagaaggaCTCCGGAGGATTCAGGAACTTCCTGCGCAGGAGCGTCGGAGATGCAATTGAGTCGCGATTCGGCCGACGCAAAGACGACCAAGAAGAAGCAATTGAAGAAAGTGAAGAAAGTGAAGGCATAAAAAACAAATCTCTACCGCTCTCAACTCTCATAGAGTTGCTCAAGCAAAAAACTGGCAAGGAAGATATCGATGTGGGCAAGCTGCGGCCCACCCTCTTCGACGTCTTCGGAGAAGATGCCAGCCCCAAGGTCAAGAAGTTCATGAATTTCATATTTGGCAAAATAAAAGGTGAAGGGGGGGCAGGGGATGGTGGGGGGTTTTTGGGAATGGTTGGAGGCCTAGCTCAGCAGTTTATGCAGCAAAAGCTCCAAGAAAACGACGAGAGCTACGCGGAACCTGCATTGGCAACCCATGTTGGAAGCAAGGAGGAAGCCTATGCCGGAGCAGGCAAGAAAGGGCTAGCGGATACCGGCATTCTCATCAGCGGCTGCCAGACCGATCAAACATCAGCGGACGCCACCCCTGCAGGCGACGCCAGTAAAGCTTATGGCGCTCTGAGTAACGCCATTCAGACTATTCTTGCTGAATCCGATGGCAGAGTGAGTAACCAAGAGCTGGTGACCAAGGCAAGGCAGCTTTTGCAGAAACAGGGCTACACCCAGCGTCCCGGATTATACTGCAGCGATCACCACGTTGATGCTCCTTTTGTTTGCTGATGATGGCACATGTTGGCGGCTGAATAATCCATTATTGTGATATTTTCAGAGTGACTATGTAAGTGTGCTTGTGTTGTTTTTGCTGCTTGTTTTGTGAGTTTGAATGGCCGAATAAGCTGTCAACACGATTGCAGTATTGTGATTGAACTTGTTAGAGGAGCAAAAGGAATTTGTATTTAAGATGAGTTTGTGAAAGTTACAATCTTCATATGTTTGcctatattacatgaatgctaTAATAGTAATATACAAAAAACAGATATCCAATGGGGCCTAAAAATTGGAATATGAACAAATGGGCACCAAAAATGTGGGCGTTGCTGGCTTCGCCAAAGCACGTTAGAAGTCATCCTAATTCTGCCGCATCTTGGCAGCACAAACCCAAAAGGTCTAGGAGACCGTTCCTCCCAAAAAAGTGGCAAAACAAGTTTGAGCCCTCCCAACTCTCACTCCTCGTCAATTTCATGAACCCATGCCAGTTCTgccaaaatatcaattttattttataaatattactctATTCTCCAAAACCTAGAAGGCCACAACcacatatagagagagagagagaaaccttGCAAAACTGTTGGAACAGCAGCATTTGGGATGAGCAATCCAACAATTCGTTGATTGTCAGAAGTGGTCTCTATACGCACAACCCGGATTCTTTTATGGCTTTGACGAGCCTGTAAAAATGAATCGATGTGTCAATTAAATAGATAGCTAATTTAACAGAACATTTCCAAAGCAGCAGGCATAAATGatcaaaaaaattaactttGGTCTGTAGGGATCACAGATGTCGAGGACCTATGTAAACTAGGATTCTGTGTCTAGAGGGCGTAAAGAATCACCACAAGGAAACATGTCTTTACTTACaattatttcaatcatttcatatGTTGCTAGATTATATTATTAACCTATGCATGTATACCATGAATCATACATTAAATAAAGCAAAAAATCAACAAACCTGCTTGGATAGTGCTTTCTCAACAGTGCCCCAAACAGGAAGAATGAGGCCACCCAAAACGTTCACTTCCTGTAACCTTCTGCCTGTAGTGCAGAAGCTGCCCAGTTTACAGTTGGGACCGTGCATGCACTGCATGTGAAACCTCAATAAGGTGTTGCAACTTAAATGTAAAAATACAACATCATAACAGATATCATAAAgccataaaaaaattgtaaatgaaGCCTTGCTCTTTTGTGTTAAAACATTTTTGTATAACAGCTTTTGTTTGCAAATACTGCCAGAATATTTGGGTTGGGGGaggaatataaaataaatatgagaTGTGGAGTGGAGTGGTTTAATAGCAATGATAAACTTACTAAGATAAATTACAGCAGCAATCATCAATGTTATGCTCAGACATATCAGAAGTCCATAGAGAACACAATCAATATAAATGCACTATGTTAAGACACCTATATTTTATTTCTCTGATCTCTATGTATAACTAGGCCAGAACATCCTCAGTTCGCATCTCATCATTCTTTGCTACACAACTGTTTTGACTGAATGCCTCCATATCTTCTAGTTTGCATTATGTTTCCTTTAATTTAAGAGCAGCATAATGAAAAGCTCAAGTACAACAGTTTCCATAGGTGAGAATCACAAAAGGAATTGGTGGTTTTGAATGCCATGTCATTCACGTGCTGTACATAGGATGAAATTATTAACACAAGAACTACCAGACTCCTAAATGCTGCTTTCATATGGATGGAAACCTTCCTATTGTGCAATTTAAACAACTCATAAGATGACAGGAGCTTGGAACCCCTGGAAGTTCCATTTATCTCACCTACTCTTATTTTCTACCGGCAATAGATCCCATTTAGGTCGCATCAAACGTAGTTTCATTCTAGAAAGAATATGCACTCTGTATTTCTAAATGAAGACTTCCTTAGTTTTATTTGTATATAACCATGCTGTAATAGACGAGCACATGCCTCAACCATAAAAGAAAAGGTTAAGACATCAAAGCTTTTCACATTTTATTAAGTTCATACCAAAGTCATTGTGGATAGTTATCATACACTTCGGGAGCTTTTACTTTGAGTGATAGgatagattgataaaaataatccaaGCTAATCTACCATTTACTTTTAAGGATTGATTAATTTTGCACTTGTTTGACCATCTTATCCTACAAATACTCAATCCTATATTTAATCAATCAATCCTATcactcaaagtaaacgcccccttaaGGAAACTTAGTTCAATAACTTATACGTGATCATAGTTACCTGCTTGGATGAAACTTCATATTCACCTTTCCAGCCACTACGAGCTTTCTCAAGAGCTGAAAgttttctatatttttcttttagttCTGCTAGAGTCATCTCCCTGGATATTGTAAGTGATATCAGAAGCCTATCGGAGAAACTAATAAGAAAATCATGTGAAATTCTGGATCGGAATGTCTATGCACCTGATAGACTCCCCAAggtttggccggaaaattttGTAGGCTCCAGAATCAGAGCTGAAATGAGGATAATAAAATTTAGACATACAACTGGAAAATCTACGAATACTTATAGGTTTATTCCATATATTAGCAAAATTACACCAGAGCAAAATAAAATAGTAAGGATGGcacacaaaaaaaaagataaaaaagttCAGGAACTGGAAAAAAGTTGGAATAAGAAATATAATGTCGTCCGTATATGAAAACACATTTCTGCTACTTGCAGGATCCTAAAAGTGGACATTCTTTCTCCACATTATGCATATACTTATATTTACAATGATGCATTTAATCAGATTAGCTAGCTACTAACAAGCAAAAACAATACTTTGATATCTATAAACAATGTTGAAAAAGCTAACCGTGCCTCCACAATCTAGCACAGTAACCATTATTGACATGCCACTATAGTTacaatacactgataaaataaaatgtttaaaCTTCAGATCTCCCTTAAGAAAAATAACCTTCAGTTAGACCATCCGTTTTAATCAGAGACGGGCAGAAAGGCTCGCCCAATTACCAACATCCATTGAAAATGGATTGCGATAGACCCACATGAACCACCCAAAACCCTAGGAAACCATAAAACCTGCCAGACAACCTAGTTCTGAGCTTAGTACCTAttcctttttactttttcacttgGATAAGATAGATAATTGAGGCTATGGAACTGAAAGGATGGAGGAATGAGT
The genomic region above belongs to Salvia miltiorrhiza cultivar Shanhuang (shh) chromosome 5, IMPLAD_Smil_shh, whole genome shotgun sequence and contains:
- the LOC130985985 gene encoding metacaspase-4, with the translated sequence MAKKAVLIGCNYPGTKAELKGCINDVRRMHDCLIDRYGFSEDDITVLIDTDDSYKQPTGHNIRAALSDLVDSARPGDFLFVHYSGHGTRLPAETGEEDDTGYDECIVPTDMNLITDDDFRDLVDKVPSGCQITIVSDSCHSGGLIDEAKEQIGESHRKSGEEEEEEEKDSGGFRNFLRRSVGDAIESRFGRRKDDQEEAIEESEESEGIKNKSLPLSTLIELLKQKTGKEDIDVGKLRPTLFDVFGEDASPKVKKFMNFIFGKIKGEGGAGDGGGFLGMVGGLAQQFMQQKLQENDESYAEPALATHVGSKEEAYAGAGKKGLADTGILISGCQTDQTSADATPAGDASKAYGALSNAIQTILAESDGRVSNQELVTKARQLLQKQGYTQRPGLYCSDHHVDAPFVC